Genomic segment of Coffea arabica cultivar ET-39 chromosome 1e, Coffea Arabica ET-39 HiFi, whole genome shotgun sequence:
TCTAGAAATAattgaaagttgaaaatttccattttttcccctcTAAATGTTGGTAATAACCCATTAAGAATAGTACCAGTAAGAACCGGCAATGCATGATTTCATAAATTAGATCCAAGCTCGACACAGATTGATCCGCATCATGTGAACCTTTTTCTTGGTCATAAGCCACTGACATCTAAAAACTAACGAGCATACATTACTTTACACCGACTGAGGCCATCAGGTCTTCGTACTCTGGATCACTCTCCTGTTTCTGAATCTTTGCTCTGTTACTGCTTAAATGAGTATTAAGAGAAACAGATGTTGGCGAGAAGGGATCATACACTTGCTGTACTCCAGAAGCTCTAGAAGATAGCCCAGCAGCAGGTTGAAAGGAAATATTACTGTTAATATGTTGATTTGGAGCAACAAAACTTGGCGGCCTAGTTGCCGATGGAGGGTAGTTTTGCTGAATTTGCATTGGGCCCCCTGCTCGAGGAATTCCATCTGCATTGACGAATGGGGGATCTAAATTGAAGTTTCTTGGTTGCAGTAGAGGAGCAGCATTCGAACCTGGAAATGGTGCATGCCTAGGTGGACCCAGAAGCGCTGTTGGACTACTGGGAAAGTTAACAGACGTTTGAGCTCTAGGCTGCATCATTTGATTGCCAACATTAGGCCTAGAAAACCCTGGATTTGCAGGTGGTAGTCTCAACATGTGCATTCCTGGCTGAACAGGTGAAATCTGAGATTCCTGATATGGCTGTGCTGATTGATTTGGATGTAAAAGTATAGGTTGAGTATTTGGTCTATGAGCAACTTCAAGGGCTGGATTGTGTGGCCGGTGAGGCTGAAAAGTAAAATCATTTGAGCTGGGTTGCTGTGGTCTGGGAGCAGTCATATTTGCAGGGTTAATGGCATTAAAACTGACAGCACCAGCAGGACCAGAATTAGGAATTCCTGAAGCTGGATGTAGTAGTGTTGATGAAGATGTCACTGGTGAAAGAAGAGGGGTGGATCCTGGTACCACATTGGGAGATGAATTAGGTATCACAGCTCGTGGCATAACAGACTGCATGGGACCAGGTACTTTTGCTGCTGAAGGTAGTGGAGAAAGTGAAAGCCCCTGTTGGAAGTGGGAACTAGAGTTGAAGTATGGGACATTTGCGGGATGATTAACTGCAGCACCAGCTGACTGCAAAGCAGATTGCTGGGTAATTGGAAAGATATTTGGCGGTGCAGCTCTGGACACAGCCAAAGGATGAGAAGCCATGGAGGGGTGGCCCTGCAGACCAGTTGTTGCAGGGGTCATTGACATCATATTTCCAGCTCCAATGGATGTTGGAGTGTTCACTGGTACTATAGATGATCCAGCATAAGGTGGCTGGTAAGAAATAGATATTGAACTCCCAAACTGGGTGGGCCCAGTTGGTGCTGACTGGTTAGTAGATAATTGTGGTGATGTGACATTTGATTGAATAGGTGCAGGTTGTGAAGCTGACAAAGGTGGCGGATGTGAAATGTATGGCCTCTGCAGAACTTGTGGTTGCTGTGGCCCGGAGGTAATAAGTGAAGGATTCTGGGGAACCGGAGTAAATCCCACTGTGACAACTGGCCGAGGACCAAATATTGGCAGCATACTTGAGGGATTGAACTGTGATGGAGACAAATGGACAGGAGCCGCAGCAAAACCTGATGATGGAAAGGCATGTGTCTGAGGTGCACCCACAGGAAACCAAGGCCCTGAGTACTGCTGAAAGTGATTAGGTGAAGGTGCTGGTCCAGATCCTACACTTGGCTGAGCCACTCCACTTGCCACACCAGCAGGCACATTAGTACCAGGTGTGCCTTGACTCGGAGCACCACTATTCACATTGTCACCAGATGTTGCAGTTGATGTTACAGTAATGGAAGCAGGATTCCCCTGAAAAGTCTAACAATTACTAAGTTATTTTCGTACAAAGAATGGCATGAAGAAGTAAATTACTCTAAATGACCTTAAGAAGATATTAGCAATCATAACTGACTAATATTCTACGATCTTAAAGTTCAGGAGACTCACCGAAACTGGGGTGACTAGCAGTTCAATAAGAGCCACCGCAGCATCAATCTTTTCATATGTGTCAGCTGATACATGAACGTGCAACTCATCATAACTACCACATGTTTCATTACCATCAGGAGTAGTAACTTCAACCTGGAGAGTGATAAGAATAATAGCAGAGAAAAACATAAAGAGAAGCCCATGCATATCATCATGCAGCCCATCGCATGTACCAGCGTaaacaaaagagaaataaaTACCCAAGCTGATGCTCTGGATAATTACTAAAAAAGGGGCGAGAATCATATGCATGCAGGACCTAGTGAAACAGGACAAGAAATATAGCAAGGCAACTTGGGGCAGCCACATTACCTTTTCTCCAGTAACTGCTCTTGTTCCATAAACTCGTACTTTAGCTCCAGTTTCCTGATCTCAAAGTAAACAACCAGTGAATTTTTCACACAGAATTATAATTGCATACTATAAATAATTGTGGCAGTAATATAATATTAGCACAGAGGGCATATGCCGATATAAACCTTTTCCAGTCGCTTTTGAGTGTCATTTGCTGGCCCAAAAATTAAACCAACCATATTATATGCAGCATTCTCTTTAATCTGCACATAGACAGAGCAAAAACCAATACGAGGAATGTCATCAGCAAATCCCAGAAGTGTCCAATATTAGTTCTGcatgcaagaaattaaaaacaACTGTGACATTAGAAAAAGTGTGGCCTCTTTCTTTCTCTAGTTTCTCAAGCAAGAGTGGGATGGAGGAGACCCAAGAGTACAGTGTGTCTCTTCTTGTATcaataaagatttgaaatccAAACCAATAGGTAGGCACATGACTACATGTGTATGATCCACAAGAATGTCCATGGTCATCCTACTGCAAAATAAGTGTAAGCTTTATTCCTATTAATTTGTGAAACGAATAGACCCAACAAAACTTCAAAGGAACTCAGTAGTCAGTGATGTACTAGTTTCAAACCATCTTCACCACTCAGCAAGGCTAGAAAGTAAACAATTTCGATATCCAACATATCCACCTTTCCATATGAATGAAATCCTTATCTCTCAGCACACATAATATTAACAAATCATCTTTCTTGGAAGTCTAACTTCTTAATGATCTCACTCTAGATCCTCCAAAAAATTAAGATGTCCGCATAGATAATGTATTTCACCTAAGAGGTAACATTCAGTGTCCTTGTTAAGGTCttgttaaataaaataataactcaAACAGGAATTTGACCAACGGTAaacaaagttctcatttgattATACCTCTACCCAGTATAAGAAAAGCTTTGTCACTTAAGCCCTGCTTTGAGAACCAACCATATAACTGAAGAAAATAAGTTGAAAGACTACTGCCAGACAACATATGAACAAATAggcaaacaccaaaaaaaattatagaaaatttctGTCGAAAATATTATCCCCCATGATTATGGGAGATATTATCGCCCATGATTATGggattttattgcttatgatcAATCAAGTTTGAATAGATTAACTAAAATAAAAGATAGGATGTGAGTTGATTACGTAATCCCTAAAATCATGATTCTGTTACCTTAAGTTGTGGCAGAATTGTGAAAGGGTTGCCCTATAAATGTCTACCTTGTAAGCATATTCCGAGtgtgggaaaataaaaaaagcagagttttgtttatttccttttcgttttTAAAGTTTACATAGTATCAGAGCTCCGGCTCTGTACCAATTCCTGTCCATGAATTACTGAGCAGCCATGACTGGATCCAAGGAGTCTACTGCTCACACAAGAGAAGACTCATTCTCATCTTCAGTAATTACCCAAACTACGGATTACACTGCTTCAAATTCTCCTTCCCTGCAAATAACCGTTCATAAATTAAATGGTTCCAATTATCTGGAATGGGCTCAATCCGTAAAACTTGCTATTGATGGCAGAGGTAAACTCGGCCACATTACTGGAGAAATTCAACAACCAGCTGCTGAAGATCCCAATTTGAAGAGATGGTGGTATTCAGAGAACTCTCTAGTTATTGCTTGGTTGATAAACTCTATGGAATTAGCGATAGGAAAGCTACATTTATTTTTGCCCACAGCCAAAGATG
This window contains:
- the LOC140007879 gene encoding uncharacterized protein isoform X2, which produces MVGLIFGPANDTQKRLEKETGAKVRVYGTRAVTGEKVEVTTPDGNETCGSYDELHVHVSADTYEKIDAAVALIELLVTPVSGNPASITVTSTATSGDNVNSGAPSQGTPGTNVPAGVASGVAQPSVGSGPAPSPNHFQQYSGPWFPVGAPQTHAFPSSGFAAAPVHLSPSQFNPSSMLPIFGPRPVVTVGFTPVPQNPSLITSGPQQPQVLQRPYISHPPPLSASQPAPIQSNVTSPQLSTNQSAPTGPTQFGSSISISYQPPYAGSSIVPVNTPTSIGAGNMMSMTPATTGLQGHPSMASHPLAVSRAAPPNIFPITQQSALQSAGAAVNHPANVPYFNSSSHFQQGLSLSPLPSAAKVPGPMQSVMPRAVIPNSSPNVVPGSTPLLSPVTSSSTLLHPASGIPNSGPAGAVSFNAINPANMTAPRPQQPSSNDFTFQPHRPHNPALEVAHRPNTQPILLHPNQSAQPYQESQISPVQPGMHMLRLPPANPGFSRPNVGNQMMQPRAQTSVNFPSSPTALLGPPRHAPFPGSNAAPLLQPRNFNLDPPFVNADGIPRAGGPMQIQQNYPPSATRPPSFVAPNQHINSNISFQPAAGLSSRASGVQQVYDPFSPTSVSLNTHLSSNRAKIQKQESDPEYEDLMASVGVK
- the LOC140007879 gene encoding uncharacterized protein isoform X1; translated protein: MVGLIFGPANDTQKRLEKETGAKVRVYGTRAVTGEKVEVTTPDGNETCGSYDELHVHVSADTYEKIDAAVALIELLVTPVSTFQGNPASITVTSTATSGDNVNSGAPSQGTPGTNVPAGVASGVAQPSVGSGPAPSPNHFQQYSGPWFPVGAPQTHAFPSSGFAAAPVHLSPSQFNPSSMLPIFGPRPVVTVGFTPVPQNPSLITSGPQQPQVLQRPYISHPPPLSASQPAPIQSNVTSPQLSTNQSAPTGPTQFGSSISISYQPPYAGSSIVPVNTPTSIGAGNMMSMTPATTGLQGHPSMASHPLAVSRAAPPNIFPITQQSALQSAGAAVNHPANVPYFNSSSHFQQGLSLSPLPSAAKVPGPMQSVMPRAVIPNSSPNVVPGSTPLLSPVTSSSTLLHPASGIPNSGPAGAVSFNAINPANMTAPRPQQPSSNDFTFQPHRPHNPALEVAHRPNTQPILLHPNQSAQPYQESQISPVQPGMHMLRLPPANPGFSRPNVGNQMMQPRAQTSVNFPSSPTALLGPPRHAPFPGSNAAPLLQPRNFNLDPPFVNADGIPRAGGPMQIQQNYPPSATRPPSFVAPNQHINSNISFQPAAGLSSRASGVQQVYDPFSPTSVSLNTHLSSNRAKIQKQESDPEYEDLMASVGVK